CTCTTTTGCCGTTGTGGCAAGCCTGACAACTCTGCCGTCCCGCCGGCGCAAAGTGCATCGACGCCAGCGGAGCCGTGACCTGTCTGCCGCGTGCGGCACCTGCAAGCACGTTGTGGCAAGACGCACAATTCATATTTCCCTTTCGGATGTGCTCATTATGACTGAAGTTCACGGTGTATGCCTTGGTCCACTCGGACGTTCGCGGCGGTCGGCCGGCCGTGTGGCAGGTGCTGCAAGACCCGATCGGTTTATCTTGCGTATGACATTGAAAACACGAATTATGAGCGGCGGCCCCCTTGGGTATCGACAGAGCGACCCCGCGGTTGGTCGATCGGTGGCAAGTCGCACAATTCGCCTGACGGATGTGACGGCCGTGGTCGAATCTAGCGTTAAAACTCTTGAGCGACGGAAACCGCTTCATTGCACCGGTCTGCGGGTTAGTATGGCAAATCGTACAGATCGGGCTGGCGGGATCCTGAATTTGAGCGGTGTGACAGCCTGCACACGGAGCGTGTTCGATCTTGCCGGGAAAGCTGAGCCGGGTCGAGTTATCATCACGCCGATGGCACAGCAGACAAGGCAACCGGGTGTGTGACGGATTGGAATGACCAAATCGGGAAAAATCGATATCCTGTGGGTCGCCGGGAATGACATCGTTGCCCGTGGACGCGACTACCGGCTCTTCGGCCGACCAGCCTTTGGCCTGCGTCTCACCCGGAAGCACGAAGGTCAGGTAACCGAATATTATGCCGGCCAAAACAAGGACGACAACTTGCAACTGGGCCGCCATCGATCGCTTTGCTTTTAAGTTGTTTTCGTTGTTTTTCATTATTCACCACCCGCCTCAGTGATCGCTTTTGTATGTGACTCCGGTATAGGCAACTTCCCAAAGGCAATGTGGCATTTAATACACTGGAATTTCGCATCCTTTTGCCGGGCATCAACCTCAACATTTAGAGAACCGCCATCGCCGGCCGTTGCGGTCACGTGACACATCGCACACGACGCGATACCGACACGTTTTGTCAGCGGATCTGCCGTGTTCATTTTTACAACATTGTGACAAGTGGCACACTCCATATCGGAGTGAGCAGCATAAGCGTGCTGATACTTTCCTGATGAGTCCCGGAGTCGCCACGAGTCCAACATACGTTTGTCGTCGATCTTCATATCGGCGATCAATTTCTCATCAACATCCGCTTTGGGTTGGGCAGGTTTTAGCGAATGGCACGCCGCGCAATCACTCGGCACAGGCGTCATACCGCTATCAGCAGAGTGGCAGGTAAAGCAGGTCGTATGACCGATCGGGGCTGTCTTGAAGGTGCCCTTTTTAAGCCAAAATGCATCGCCGAGTTTTGGTGGCGGCGGTGTCACAAACTCGTCAGGAGAGTCGCCTTGCGGCTTATAGGTCTGATGGCAAACGGAGCAACTCTCTTCGCCCGCTAACCTTGCCTTGCCCGCGACGAACGACGCGTTGGCAAACGTGACCGGCCGCTCACCGCCCATCGAGACTATTTCTATGTGCTTTTCGTGCGGAAATCCGACGACAAAATCAGATTGGGCCTTTTTTCCCTTCGGCGAGAGATCAAATATCTCTCGAGGATTTGGAAATGGGTGCCTCGAACTGTCCCGCGGCGACGGATTAGTATGGCAGATCGAGCATATCGGCGGCTTTGCACCCTTAAAGAATTGCTGTTTGTGACAATTAAGGCAGGATTCATGCTTCGGGTATTCAGTTATATCAGCAAAAGCCGAATCACCGGTGCGGACCTTGTTCCAATTATCCGATGGAAACTTGTGGCACGCTGCACAATCTTTCTGATGTGCCTTAACGCTGTGCGGAAATTCAGAAAACTTTACTTTACGCGGTACGGTAGGCGTTGTCCTCTTGGGTTTCTTCGGCGTTGCTTCCGGTATCGGTTGTGTCGAAAGTGTATTTTCCGACGCGACGCCCGAAACCGGAACGTAAATAGTTGCGATCGCGGCAACCGTGATGGTTAGAATGATCGCCAATGCCTTTAATGAAGTGATCCGAATGGAATTAGTCATACCCAATCCTCTGTTCGGGTTATCATACATCAATTTCCATTGCTTGGTGTGTGATTCGTATCACAATTATCCGTCCAATTTTCGTTTCCGGTATTTTGCGTAATTATTCGCAGTCAACCCACAATAATTCGCACCAATCGCCGGGAGAATATGGCATAATCTACTTTGAAGTTTCCACGTAAACCAATATTTTATAAGGCGGTTAGGCGCAAATCGCTTCCCTCCGTGCCACACGGCACGCCGCTTGCACCTTCCGATTCGAGTTTTTCTAAATACTATGTCTACAGTTGAACAAGCGGTAAAACAAAGCGAAACCGGCGTAGCCGAAAATAAGGTCGTAGGGCAGTCCATCTTCACTCGATTTCTCAAGTTTATCTCGTCAGTTCGTTTCGGGGTAACGCTATTGGTGTTGCTGGGATTTGCCTGTCTGGTCGGTATGTTGGTAATGCAACAAAATGTCGCGGGATTTGATCGGTATTTTGCCGACCTGACGCCCGCACAGAGATTGCTCTACGGGCGTTTGGGATTTTTCAATATCTACCACGTCTGGTATTTCAACGTATTGCTTGCGATCTTGTCTCTAAACATCATTTTGGCGTCGATCGAGCGGTTTCCGAAGACGTGGCTTTTTGTATCAAAGCCGCATTACACAGTGCCGGTTCGTTGGCTCAAGGAACAACCACAAACAGCCGAACTAGAGCTATCTGGTACGTTTAACGAAGTAAAAGATCGTCTCACCGCCAATATGGCCAAAAGCGGTTGGAAGAAAGTCACTGCCACCGAGAAAAATGGCAAGACATTTCTTTTTGGCCAAAGTGGCGTTTGGAACCGATTAAGTGCCTATCCGGTTCACGTAGGCCTACTGACGATCTTTGTCGGTGGATTTATGACCGCCCAAATGGGTTCGACCGGCCAGATGCCTCTGTCACCCGGCACATCGACCGACCTGATGTTCGACACGGTCGTCGATCTAGATAAGACCAGCGAAGTAACACAGAAATTGCCGTTCACGGTCTTCTGTACCGACGTACAGCAAAAGTTGATCAAAAAAGATGAGTCGATCTCGGCGATGAACACCATCGACTGGATCACACGATATACGATCACCGACGAGACAGGGACTCACGAAGCGATGGTCCAGATGAACCGCCCGTTCGACTATCGCGGCTATAGATTCTTCCAGGCGAGTTTCACGCCGGTCGGCCGAGCCAGAAATATCACAGTGACGGCCAAGCCGGCTAGCGGCGGTCAACCGGTCGAAGTCACCATCCCGCGTGATGGTACGACCTCGCTGCCGGATGGTACGCAGATAAAATTTAAGGAATTTAGGGGTAATTTTAGCATCGGAACCGAGAATCCGAACGAGGATACATCCAACTATCCAAACCCCGGCGCCGTGCTGCAGGTTACGCAACCCGGCGGACAGACGCAGGTCGCCTACGCATTCGGTGCGCAGATGGCCAGTATGCCTGTAGCCGGTAAACCGGTTGCCGGTTACACATATCAATTGACCGATTTCGAAAAAGTCGCAGACCAGCATATTCTCTCGGTCCAACGTGATCCGGGAGCGACTGTGGTCTACGTCGGATTCATTATCTTGTGCCTTGCGCTAATAGCTGCTTTCTTCTTTTCGCATCAACGGGTGTGGGCGGTGATAGAAAGCATTGGCGAAAAGGATCACAAGATTGTCTTGGGGGGAAATACAAACCGTAGTCTTAATGCGTTTGACGAAAAATTCAAACGCTTTACAGGAGAATTGACTATCCGACAGTAGCAGTACTTTTTGGAGGATAAGCAAAATGACAATTAGTATTAAAAATGTGAAAGTGATGGCAATCGCATCATTTTCCGCAATGATGATCTTGGCTTTTTCGTTTGGAGATTCGGCGGTGACGGTAGGTCACGCTGAAATACCGGGAGCACCGTCAAGACGAACCGGGGCTCCGGGTGAGTCGACCTGCACTTCGTGCCACAACGCAAACACCCCGACGGGACAGGCAAATATCATTGCTCCGGCGACGTATGTACCGGGACAGACTTACACAATCCAGATTCAAAACACCACGACCGATCTTTCGAGGACGTCTTGGGGATTTGAGATGACCACACTGACGGCGTCAAACACCGCAGCCGGCACGTACACCCATACGACCGCATTCACGCAAACCAAGACCGGAACTGTATCCGGCGGTGTCCGAAATTACGCCACACATACAACTTCCGGTGTGTTTGCCGGACAGTCAGGTGGATCAACCTGGACATTTAACTGGACGGCGCCGGCAACCGATGTCGGACCCGTAACTCACTACGTTGCGATCCTGCACGGTGACAATGGACAAGATGACACTGGTGATCAAACATACATCAAAACGCAGGTCGTTACACCGGCAGTTGCGGTTGTGATCCATCACGGATTCACCGATTTTGATGCTGATGGAAAGGCCGATCCGAGCATATTCCGCGGATCAAACGGCTTTTGGTATATCAATCGAAGCACTGCTGGATTTACGGCGACCCAATGGGGTCTCGCAACCGACAAGCTGGCACCTGCCGATTATGACGGTGATGATAAGTCCGATGTGGCCATATGGCGCGAAGATGTGGCGAGCGTTGCCGGATTTTATATCCTTCAAAGTTCTAACAACACAATGCGGATCGAGCGGTTCGGACAAACGGGCGACGATCCGACAATAGTCGGTGACTGGGATGGTGACGGTAAGGCCGATCCGGCCGTGCACCGCGGTCCCGGCGGTGGCCCGCAAGCGTATATTTATTTCCGTGGTTCGCTCAATAACCCGAGCGGCAATGTCACCTTCGTTCCATGGGGAGCCAGCGGCGACAAAGCAATGCGGGGTGATTTTGACGGCGACGGCAAAATGGATCCAGCTGTATTCAGGCCGTCAAATGGCGTCTGGTATATTTCTCAAAGTTCGAACGGAGCGATCCGCTACGAAAACTGGGGCAACGTATCAGATAAATTCGTTCCGGCTGACTACGACGGCGATGCAAAGACCGATCTGGCAGTTTTCCGAAACGGTATCTGGTATATTAAGCAAAGCTCCAATTCGCAGGCTGTGTACATTAGCTTCGGACTCGGAACCGATGTACCTGTACCGGCCGATTACGATGGAGATGGTAAAACCGATGCTGCGATTTATCGAAACGGCATTTGGTATGAGCGTTTAAGCAGCTCAGGAAGTCTGAGCGTAGTAAACTTTGGCCTCAGCACAGATGTCGCTGTCGCCGGAGCATTCGTTAAATAGTTGATACAACCTTTACCCGGGCCGCAGACCCTCAAATCGGCGCAAGCGGCCCGGACTTTCAAAAGAGAGGGGATCATATGAATCAAGAAGTATTGAATAAACCGATAGTAATGCCCGCCGCTGACGATGACGGGTCAAACATAACCTCAACCTGGCAATCATACATTCCGGCGTTTTTAGCCATCTTTGGCTCACTCGCCCTGGTACTAATAAGGATCAACGTCGGTGGCGAACGGTTTATTTCTGACGGTGCGCTGATGATGCTGGCTCTGGCGTCCTACCTTATAGCGGCCGTCTTTCATTTGACCAATCTCTACGCACCGTTCAGGTTTGCGGAAAAGCTCGGCCTATTTGCCGCGACGCTCGGCGTCTTTTTCAACTTGTCGAGTTGGCTGGTCAGGTGGGTTGCGGCATACGATCGTGAGTTAGCTATCTTTAACACGCAGGGATCCAATCCGGCAGATATGCCTTGGGTCTTTCGCTATGTCCCGTTTGCTAACCTTTACGACCTTAGTCTGGCATTTGCCTTCGGTGCCGGAATTACGACGCTGATCGTGATGCGTCGTAAACAATTTCAGATCGTTGCCGCACTTTCGCTGCCGCTCGCAGCAATTATTCTGGTGCTTGCCCGATTTATCGGAAGCGAGATCATCGACCTGCCGCCCGTTCTGGATTCCTACTGGCGCCCGATCCACGTCGGAATCGCATCATTAAGCTATGGCATCGCCCTAGTGTGCTTTGCTGTTGCTGTACTCTATCTCTTAAAAGATGGTTTGAAGGTCGAGAAAATGGCGATCTGGACCAGCATCTTCGCTCTCGGAGTCTTTTTTACTATCAGTAAGTTCAGCGTATTTGCGCCGGCGACATTCGGCACATATACTGCATCGACCTTTGTCGGCACATCAAGGATGTCGCTTGGATTACGGGCTGATATACCGTATGTTGGCTGGCTGATCGTTGCTGCATCGGCACTGCTTGTGGCGGCGTCAATTGGGTACGCACTTTACACGTCCAAGAACGATCTGAACGCCAGATCGTGGGCCAACCGCTTTCTCTACGCCGCTCTTGCGGTGCAAGGGGCGGGCGTGGCAATGCTCGTCTATCAGTTAAAGAATCTGCAGAATGTCGTTGCTGCGATCAGTCCGAGTCAATACCCGAAGTTTGCGGTATGGATGCTGCAACAGCAAGATATGCCGCAGGCTCAGATAAATATGATGGGCCAGCAGCAGCTTTACGATATCTCC
This is a stretch of genomic DNA from Chloracidobacterium sp.. It encodes these proteins:
- a CDS encoding cytochrome c biogenesis protein ResB, with the translated sequence MSTVEQAVKQSETGVAENKVVGQSIFTRFLKFISSVRFGVTLLVLLGFACLVGMLVMQQNVAGFDRYFADLTPAQRLLYGRLGFFNIYHVWYFNVLLAILSLNIILASIERFPKTWLFVSKPHYTVPVRWLKEQPQTAELELSGTFNEVKDRLTANMAKSGWKKVTATEKNGKTFLFGQSGVWNRLSAYPVHVGLLTIFVGGFMTAQMGSTGQMPLSPGTSTDLMFDTVVDLDKTSEVTQKLPFTVFCTDVQQKLIKKDESISAMNTIDWITRYTITDETGTHEAMVQMNRPFDYRGYRFFQASFTPVGRARNITVTAKPASGGQPVEVTIPRDGTTSLPDGTQIKFKEFRGNFSIGTENPNEDTSNYPNPGAVLQVTQPGGQTQVAYAFGAQMASMPVAGKPVAGYTYQLTDFEKVADQHILSVQRDPGATVVYVGFIILCLALIAAFFFSHQRVWAVIESIGEKDHKIVLGGNTNRSLNAFDEKFKRFTGELTIRQ
- the ccsA gene encoding cytochrome c biogenesis protein CcsA, whose product is MNQEVLNKPIVMPAADDDGSNITSTWQSYIPAFLAIFGSLALVLIRINVGGERFISDGALMMLALASYLIAAVFHLTNLYAPFRFAEKLGLFAATLGVFFNLSSWLVRWVAAYDRELAIFNTQGSNPADMPWVFRYVPFANLYDLSLAFAFGAGITTLIVMRRKQFQIVAALSLPLAAIILVLARFIGSEIIDLPPVLDSYWRPIHVGIASLSYGIALVCFAVAVLYLLKDGLKVEKMAIWTSIFALGVFFTISKFSVFAPATFGTYTASTFVGTSRMSLGLRADIPYVGWLIVAASALLVAASIGYALYTSKNDLNARSWANRFLYAALAVQGAGVAMLVYQLKNLQNVVAAISPSQYPKFAVWMLQQQDMPQAQINMMGQQQLYDISNKWVIENGANLHLSLNANPVELAALITAFTGTFFIVMFGINTEKIRSLLPATEKLDGLMYKLAGVTFAGLALLLITGAVWANESWGRYWGWDAKEVGALVAWLTYAGFLHSRIAYGWRGRRSAYFAVVAFLFVIFTYLGVSYLLPGLHSYA